In Cyprinus carpio isolate SPL01 chromosome A14, ASM1834038v1, whole genome shotgun sequence, a single window of DNA contains:
- the LOC109101650 gene encoding potassium channel subfamily K member 4-like — protein sequence MRYTRLLTILAAVLLYLVLGALVFGWLESSREEWAHRELLTSRMAFLQNHSCVTPYSLREFTEKVVDAIEAGVDARSTSNYTSRWDPSNAFFFCGTIITTIGFGNISPKTKGGQLFCIFYALVGIPMFGILLAGVGDHLGTLLRRAVAKIETLFLRKGVKPTSVRVISAVFSILIGCLVFIAMPTMVFQEVESWSLLEAVYFVVITLTTVGFGDYVAENRRDGAPLYKPLVWLWIVFGLAYFASILTMIGNWLRVLSKKTRAEMEELRAHATDWTQNIQNMSMDFRIPVPLDLNDPFQLQRRRRRKRHRHHRHHRHHRHPRLSVVGLAHGISLDADVVRENGHLILGWPACKYTPGSDIRSEALSQSRSWRRLDGAYEVRPGSRLTVGPASRSVSRLELKPPSRPGSRTISRSTSESGTGSVSGSETPSESWSNSRNSEDLESGAEGTLRSLGSQKDVPVVVVDSCSPPHPSLLDFFGENLAYIDESSDALSDRIKPAGQNRQRKAKRRSMTRQIPHSYPIGLQKEISNELQPPSHPPTPPPPT from the exons ATGCGGTACACAAGACTGTTGACCATCCTGGCAGCTGTGCTGCTGTATTTGGTGTTGGGGGCTCTGGTGTTCGGCTGGCTGGAGTCGTCCAGGGAGGAATGGGCTCACCGCGAGCTGCTGACGTCTCGAATGGCTTTCCTACAGAACCACAGCTGTGTCACTCCTTACAGTCTGAGAGAGTTCACCGAG AAAGTGGTTGATGCCATAGAAGCAGGTGTGGATGCCAGAAGCACATCAAATTATACCAGCAGATGGGATCCATCCAATGCTTTCTTCTTCTGTGGTACCATCATAACCACTATCG GCTTTGGAAACATCTCGCCCAAAACTAAAGGTGGTCAGTTGTTCTGTATATTTTATGCTCTGGTGGGGATCCCCATGTTTGGGATACTGTTAGCAGGGGTTGGAGACCACCTGGGCACCCTTCTGAGGAGAGCGGTGGCAAAGATAGAAACTCTGTTCTTG CGTAAGGGTGTGAAGCCCACCAGTGTCCGTGTAATCTCCGCTGTCTTCTCCATCCTGATTGGCTGCTTAGTCTTCATCGCCATGCCGACCATGGTGTTTCAGGAAGTGGAGAGCTGGAGCCTGTTGGAAGCGGTGTACTTTGTCGTGATCACCCTGACCACGGTGGGCTTTGGGGACTATGTGGCAG AGAACAGGAGAGATGGAGCGCCCCTGTACAAGCCGTTGGTGTGGTTGTGGATAGTGTTTGGTCTGGCGTATTTTGCATCCATCCTCACAATGATTGGAAACTGGCTTCGAGTGCTGTCAAAGAAGACACGTGCagag ATGGAGGAGCTGAGAGCTCATGCAACAGACTGGACTCAGAACATCCAGAACATGTCCATGGACTTCCGTATTCCTGTGCCACTGGATCTCAACGACCCCTTTCAGCTCCAACGGCGACGTAGACGGAAGCGTCACCGCCATCACCGCCACCATCGCCACCATCGCCACCCAAGACTGAGCGTGGTGGGATTGGCTCATGGGATCTCCCTCGATGCCGATGTTGTCCGAGAGAATGGACATCTGATTCTCGGATGGCCTGCGTGCAAGTATACCCCGGGGTCTGATATCAGGTCTGAAGCTCTGTCCCAGTCCAGGTCGTGGCGTAGGTTAGATGGGGCGTATGAGGTGAGACCAGGATCGAGGCTGACGGTAGGACCAGCGTCAAGATCTGTCTCAAGGTTAGAGCTGAAACCACCATCAAGACCCGGATCCAGAACCATTTCCAGGTCCACTTCAGAATCTGGAACAGGATCAGTCTCTGGATCCGAGACACCGTCGGAATCCTGGTCTAATTCCCGTAACTCAGAAGACCTGGAATCTGGAGCTGAAGGGACTCTCAGATCACTGGGAAGTCAGAAGGATGTTCCTGTCGTCGTGGTTGACAGCTGCAGTCCACCTCATCCCTCCCTTCTGGACTTCTTCGGCGAGAACCTGGCGTACATTGATGAGTCCTCAGACGCTCTTAGTGATCGGATCAAACCGGCTGGACAGAACCGCCAACGCAAAGCCAAGAGGAGGAGCATGACGAGACAGATTCCCCACTCATATCCTATCGGACTGCAGAAGGAGATCAGTAATGAACTACAACCTCCATCACACCCTCCAACACCTCCACCTCCAACCTGA